The following is a genomic window from Gemmatimonadetes bacterium SCN 70-22.
ATCTGCTGTCCCTGCTCGTTGAAGATCTGGGTCATCCCCAGCTTCCTGCCAATGATGCCTAACATGTCTTCCTCTCGTGAAGTCGCGGTCCGGGCGGCCAGTCGGCGCGCCGCGTTGGGATGACCGTTGGACTTGGATGCCGGACGGGGAACGGGAGACGGGAGACGGGAGGGGAATCGCCCACTCCGATCTCGGGCCTCGGGTCACTCGTCCTCAGTTCACCTTGATCTCGACGTCCACGCCGGCCGGAAGATCCAGCTTGGTGAGCGCGTCCACCGTCTGCGCGCGCGAATCGAGGATGTCGATCACGCGCATGTGCGTCTTCAGCTCGAACTGCTCCCGCGACTTCTTGTCGACGTGCGGCGACCGCAGCACGGTCCAGCGGCGCGTCTTGGTCGGCAGCGGGATCGGCCCCGACACCTGCGCGCCCGTCTTCTCGGCGGTGCGCACGATGTCCCCCGCGGCCTGGTCGATCACCGCGTGGTCGAAGGCCTTCAAGCGAATGCGAATACGTCCAGCCATATCGATCGAGTAGTTAGAAGACGAGAGGACGAGAAGACG
Proteins encoded in this region:
- a CDS encoding 30S ribosomal protein S10 — translated: MAGRIRIRLKAFDHAVIDQAAGDIVRTAEKTGAQVSGPIPLPTKTRRWTVLRSPHVDKKSREQFELKTHMRVIDILDSRAQTVDALTKLDLPAGVDVEIKVN